In the Candidatus Tisiphia endosymbiont of Melanophora roralis genome, AATGCTCAAAAAAATTCTTCGTTTCTAACCTTAGATGAGAGAAAAATTACAGAAGAAAATATCAAACGATTTGCCGATTCTATTAATCCAATTATTAAAGATAAAGATGCAGAATTAGTCTCAAAACCAATCATTAAAGAATCTATTAACAGAATTCAAAATAAAACAGATATAAAGATTACAGAACAACAAAATAACAAAATCTCGGAACAATTATCTCCAACTTTAATAGAACTTGGTTCTGAGCAACTAAGAAATCATAAAGACGAGATAATATCTGACATAACAAATAAAATTGCAGCAGATAAATCTTGGTATTCTTCTGTGATTCAAAAATTACCTATTTCTACAAATAATTTACAGGATATTGCTACACACCTTACAGACAAATATAGCAATCAAACTGCACCAACCATGTCAACTTCAGTGTCCACACCACCACCTCCTCTTACTCAACATTCTAGCATAGAAACAAAACAAATACCCGAACCTAGTAGTTCTAATTTTGTGGTATCAACACCAACAGAAGCTAAGTTAGAAAATATAGAAGCACACAGATTAAATGAGTTAACTACGGATCAACTAGATAACAGAGTCTTGGTGGATAAGTTACAGAGCAATTCGATAGCTCAGATGGACAAATCTATATCTCAAGAGCTAGCTGAAGATACTGCTGGTCTGCCCAACCCAAAGGTAGAAGCAATGCCTACAAAAGCCTCCATAGTTCAGGAAACTCAAACAGATAAATTATCATCAATGAAGCCACAAAATAATCCAAGCATGTCTAGTATTATTAGTACTAATGTTAAAATAGAAATTCAACAAGTAAAAAAAACGTTAAGGCATGTAGAAACAATTAAAAGAGAACTAACAACATCTACTAAACCTACTAAACCTGCTCTTAAAGCAGTAAATAAAGGAAGGTTATGGTAAATTGGTCAATTTTGTCGTATAGAAGCTAGTATAGCACCCTTCCTGTCTATTTTTTTCGATACCAGCTTTCGCTGGGATGACATCGTAAAATTGTATTTAGATTTCGCTACCTACGCGAGACATCAAGGCTTCACCATTACTATACCTAAAACCTTTTCGGGTTAGTTATAAATTACCCTACCATGTGTAATTTGTTTGACAACCGCAAAATAATTTGATAAATATAAATAATTAAGTTAGTATTAATACCAATTCCCAAATTAAGTTAGTTACTCGGAAATACGAATGCTCTCTAGGTCCACATAGTCTAGCTGAGCTGTCAAAATTTTGTGATGCTAATTTCAATAAATTTCTTGCAGAGTTCGCTTATGTGCAAGGATTTAAGGAAGCCACGAAATCTCGACTTGCAGCACACTCAAATTCCGTTACGGATTTGAGCCTAGGCACGACGAATAAATTACCAACAAAAGTAGAATTATGCAAGAAGTCTAATCATTCGAGTAGTAGTCTAACCTTAATCTTTAAGTAACTTGACTTTCGTAGGTTTCGTGATTCTCCCAGTTTTTAAAGCAATAGACCTATTTCAAAACTAGCTATGAAAGGAATTTTTACTAAAAAATTAATCAAAAAATCGTAAGTAGTACTAGTGTACATGAGAATTCCTTCGATTGATTCTAACAACAAAATGACCTAGAAAGAATAAAGTTTCTAGAAAAGTCTGATCTTAACTAATCTAAAAAAAATAGGTATGACCCAAAATACAGTTACTAACAATAAGGAATCACCTGATATTTATTATAATAATAGTACCAAGTATGATAATCCTAATAAAGATGGTATTGTTATCATCAACCTTAAACAATTAAAACGTAAGTCACCTGAAGAATTGCAAATACAGGCAGAAAATCTTAATATTGAAAATTCTGGTGCTTTGCTAAAACAAGAGCTAGTCTTTGCTATACTCAAGAAATCTGTTGAGCAGGGTGATTTGATTTCAGGAGAAGGCGTACTTGAAATTTTACCTGATGGGTTTGGCTTCCTTAGATCTCCAGAAGTAAATTACTTAGCCGGTCCTGATGATATTTATATTTCCCCAAGTCAGATTCGTCGTTTTGGACTACGTACAGGGGACACGGTAGAAGGGCAAATTAGAGCTCCAAAACCAGGAGAACGTTATTTTGCCTTGTTAAAAGTAAACAAAGTTAATTTTGAAGACCCTTCTAAGGCCTATCATAGAGTACATTTCGATAATTTAACGCCACTTTATCCTGAAGAAAAATTATCCCTAGAGCTAGAAGATAATAGTAAGGATTTTAGTACAAGAATAATTGAATTGGTTGCTCCTATGGGTAAAGGACAACGTGCGTTGATTGTTGCTCCACCAAGAACGGGAAAAACTGTTCTATTGCAAAATATAGCTCATGCTATTACCACCAATAACCCCGAAGTATTTTTAATTGTTTTGTTAATTGATGAACGCCCAGAAGAAGTTACTGATATGCAACGTTCAGTGCGTGGTGAAGTAGTTAGCTCAACTTTTGATGAACCCGCTATTAGACACGTTCAACTTGCTGAAATGGTTATTGAGAAAGCCAAAAGGTTGGTCGAGCATAAAAGAGATGTAGTAATATTGGTTGACGCAATAACAAGACTTGCAAGAGCTTATAACACTGTTGTACCCTCGTCTGGTAAGGTTCTTACTGGGGGAGTTGATGCAAATGCCCTGCAACGTCCAAAAAGATTCTTTGGAGCGGCAAGAAATATTGAGAGTGGTGGTTCATTGACTATAATAGGAACTGCTTTAATTGAAACCGGTTCTCGTATGGACGAGGTAATCTTTGAAGAATTTAAAGGTACTGGCAATTCTGAAATAGTCCTCGATCGCAAAATAGCTGATAAGCGCGTTTACCCTGCGATTGATATTACTAAATCTGGTACACGTAAAGAGGAGCTATTGGTTGATAAAGCCATTTTAACCAAAATGTGGATTCTTCGTAGAATCATTAACCCAATGGGAACTATCGATGCAGCAGAATTTTTAATTGATAAACTTAAAAACACTAAAACTAACACAGAATTTTTTGATTCAATGAATTCATAAAATGTTTTTCAGGAGGAAGTATGGCTAAAAGAACAAAAATTGCTTTAATTGGTGGAGGAAAGATTGGCGGAACACTTGCACATTTGATAGCCTTTAAAGAACTTGCTGATATAGTTATGTTTGATTTATCTGAAGGTCCTTCGCAGGGTAAGACTTTAGATATATCACAAGCTGGGACAATTACCGGATCAGATATAATTGCCAAAGGTACTAACGATTATAAAGACATAGAAGGTTCAGATGCTATAATTGTTACAGCTGGAGTACCACGCTCACCCGGAATGAGTCGGGATGATTTAATTAATGTTAATACTACTGTTATAAAAACTGTGGCTAGCAACATTAAGCAATATGCACCGAACGCTTTTGTCATTGTTATAACCAATCCACTTGACGCTATGGTTTACGTAATGTTAAAGGAAAGTGGACTAGCTAGCAATATGGTGGTTGGTATGGCTGGGGTACTTGACTCATCAAGATTTAACTTTTTCTTAGCCAATGAATTTAATGTTTCCGTAGAAAATGTTAGTAGTTTTGTACTTGGAGGTCATGGTGACTCAATGGTTCCTTTGGTTAGATATTCGACAATTAACGGTATACCAGTTTTAGATTTAGTAGAAATGGGGTGGTCAACGAAAGAACGTATTAATGCGATAATAGATCGCACAAAAAATGGTGGTGGAGAAATTGTTTCACTACTTAAAAATGGTTCTGCCTATTATGCTCCGGCAACTTCTGCTATTGAAATGTTAGAGAGTTATCTAAAAGATAAACGTAAAATATTAAGTTGTGCTGCTTATCTTCAAGGGGAATATGGAGTAAAAGATATGTATGTCGGAGTACCAGTTATTATTGGTAAAAATGGTGTAGAAAAAATAGTGGAAATAAAATTAAATGATGAAGAACAATATCTATTTAATAAATCAGTAGATGGAGTTAGAAAATTAATTGAATCAGTTAAGTTGTAAATTTCTTATTAGATTACAGATATGCTAAGTATAATTTCACCAGCTAAGACTCAGGATTTCATCTCGGAAATACCGGATTTACCATGTACGCAGCCACATTTCCTTACTAAAATGCAGTATCTCTTACAGATATGTAAAAGTCTATCGCAAAATCAGATCAAGCAGGTAATGAATGTAAGTAGCAAACTGGCTGAGCTTAATTATCATAGATTTCAAGATTTCGATAACCATCCCCAAAAGCAAGCGATATTTGCCTATGATGGGGATGTTTATGATAATATTGATAGACGAAGTTTCTCTAAAGAGCAATGGGATTTCTTGCAGGGACACACGTTAATTATATCAGGTTTATATGGACCACTAAGAGTTTTAGATAAAATAAAACCCTATAGGCTAGAAATGTCAACAAAATTGCCAAATTTAGAAAAATTATCCAATTTTTGGCAAATTGATATTACCAATTATCTAAATCAAATATTAGCAACTCATCAAAATAAATATCTAATCAACCTAGCCTCTAATGAATATTCCTCTGCCATAAATCAAAATGATCTTAAATATCCAATAATTAATATATATTTTAAAGAAAAAAGAAATAATAAATTACAAATAATAGCTATAAACGCCAAGAAAGCTAGGGGCAGCATGCTTAACTTTATTGCAGAAAATCTTATAGACGTACCTGAAAAATTAAAACAGTTCTCTAAACAAAACTATTATTATAGTGAAACTGAGTCTTCCGATAAAGATTGGGTATTTGTTAAAAATGAATAAGTTGTAATATTACAACTACATTTAAATTTAAAGATAATAACTTGGAATTATATATTAGTGTTCTTTAAATTCTTTACTATTCTGATTATTATTTATTAGTAGTTTATAAAATAGTAGTATCTATGCAATTTAACCGTAACAGAGCAATTATTAGTTTCCTTAAAGCCAATGAAGGTCAGAAATTTACTTCTAGAGAAATAGCTGCATGGCTAGTAAAAACTTATCCTGAGGAAGTCAAGAGAAAAGCGGAGAACAGTAAATGCAAATCAATACTCAATGTAACTGATCCAGCAAAAATAGCTCAAATTATTATAGTACTCTTTAGTGGAGAAATGACTAAAGAACGTAATGAAGCTATACAAAAACAAGAACCTGGTATTAAAATAACACAAGAGTGTCCACGTAAATACTATTTTACTAAAAAAACTGATCAAGCGGAGATAGAAGAAGCTGAAAAATTGTCAAACATAAAAGAAAAAGAGGTGTATCTAAAGCTTTCAGAATTTCTTTGGGATGAGCTTAGTATTTATAACATGACTATTAATGATAAACTTTCTTCAAATCGTAGTGGTACTAATGCTAATAAATGGTTATATCCCGACCTAGTGGGAATGGAGGCTATGACGAAAGGTTGGGCAGAGCCGATCAAAGATTGCGTCAAACAATATGCGGATATAAAAGCTAAACTTTGGTCTTTTGAGGTGAAAGTAAAAATTAATCACTCCAATGTACGAGAATCTTTTTTTCAAGCACTATCAAATTCTTCATGGGCTCACTATGGATATTTAGTAGCTTTCTCTCTAGTAGAAAGCAAGGATAGTAACACTTCTCGTGAACTGGAAATTCTTTCTGCTAGGCACGGTATAGGATTTATTTTATTAAACATAAACGAATCCGAAAAAGGTCGAATACTAATTCCTGCTAAAGAAAGATTAGAGATTGATTGGAATATGGCTAATAGGCTAGTTAAAGAAAATTCGGATTTTGAACATTTTATCAAAGAAGTAACTTCTTTTTATAAAACCGGAGAAACTAAACGCTCCGACTGGAAAAATGTGAATTATTAAGGCTCTAGGCTCTGTCCAACTGATTGTGTGTGCGTCAAGATAAGGTGCATTAATCTTACGGCTGAAAGTCCTGTTATGGAAGGAGTAGCTAGCTCCACCATATAGCGAGTCTTGTGCAGCTGAAGGTAACGACACAGTAGTAAAGTGTAGACAGCGAAACATCCGAGCCGAAACCAAATCTAACAGTTAGCCTTAAGTTTTAGTTGCAAGGATTAAAAAGAAATAAGATAATATTAAATTTTATTTTTTAAGATTTGAGGTAAACAATTGGGTAGTTTGGGACTAGGAGAAGGAAGTAATAAGTTATTTTTTGAATCAGAATTTGAAAGTTTAGTTTTAAAAGATCAACGTCTTAAATCAAAAGCTTTAAAGATTTTTACAGCCCTAATGGCAAAATTTACAATCTGTATTAAGAATCTTTTTGATAATCCACAAGATCAAAGACAAGCTTATGATTTTTTTGTTAATAGCAAAGTTAACAATGATCATTTAATAGAGTCGCATTTTAGGCAAACTACTGATAGAATTAATAACAATAATGATAATTTATTGCTAGTGATACAAGACAGTACTTATCTTAACTTTACTAACCACAAAGCCAAGATTGACATTGGTATACTGCTCGTAAATGAAGGGTTGCAAAGATAGGAGAGATATTGTAGAGTTTAGGAGATTATGAGTAAGAATGTATTGACAGAAGAACAAAGAGAAAAGTTGAAGGAACGTCATAAGACAGAACGAGACGGACGCATACGTGATCGTATTAAGGCAGTTTTGATGTATGACGATGGGTATAGTAATGTAGAGATTGCTAAGGTACTACTCTTGAGCCACGAATCGATAAGAAAACATATTGTTGATTATCAAAAAGCCAATAAGCTTGATACCAACAATGGAGGTAGCACAAGCAAATTAAGTGATGGTGAGAGGGAAGAATTAGCGAGTCACCTAGAAGCAAATAATTATGTTTATGCTAAAGATATCATGCATCACATTTAGAACAAATATGGGGTAACATATACGATAACGGGAGTAACAAAATTACTATACAAATTGGGTTTTGTTTACAAGAAGGCGAAAATAGTACCGGCTAAGCTGGATTTTGACAAGCAAGAATTATTTAAGTTAAACTACAGTTTACTAAAAGGGAATCTCAGAGATAAGGAAGCCATATATTTTATGGATGGTGTTCATCCTCAGTATCAAGCAAGGGCAAGGTGCGGTTGGATAAGAAAGAAGCAAGATAAGACCTTACCAACATTCAGTGGCTGGAGAAGAAAGCACATGATTGGTGCTATTAATCTAGCTGATTTACAGTTAGTAAGGACAGAGAACCCCAAAATAAATGGGGAGCAGATAGTTAATTTTCTACAGAGATTGGAAGAGGAGAATAGTGACAAGGAAAGAATATATTTAATCTGTGACAATGCTAGTTACCACAAATCCAAGAAAGTTAAAGAATACCTAGTAAATAGTAAAATAGAGCTAGTATTTTTGCCACCATATAGTCCAAATCTTAACCCAATTGAGAGATTATGGAAGTTTATGCACAGTATTACAACTAATAATAAATTTTATCATAATTTTGAACAATTTTCGGAAGCAATAAACAAATTTTTCAGCAACATCGCCGATTATAAAGATAGGTTACGTACCTTAATAAACGATAATTTCCAAACTATTACCGTTAACCATTTCTGCAACTCTTCAGGTTAATTGAGTATACGAATGCATTTTAATCTATTATCGCTAATAATCTTATTTTTATTGGTACAAAAATAAGATTATTAGCAAATGAAATATTTAACAATCAGGCGTCAAACCGCTTTAAGCCTGATTGTTTACATTCTCATTCCAATTTCGGATTAATGAAATTAATCCGAAATTGAGGTTGCTAATATTTATTCTTCACAATTGTTTGCCTTCAGCTATAATATCATGTGTAGATATTCTAAGAGTTAATTATGTTACAAATTAGCGATAAAATTTTTTCTAATCTTAGTGGGCAGGAAAAATATGATATAATAAGTAGTAAGCAACGTGGAGATTGGGATAATACAAAAGATTTTATTATTAAAGGTAGAGAATGGATAATTGATGAAGTAAAAAAATCAGGTCTGCGAGGACGGGGTGGTGCTGGATTTTCGACTGGCACCAAATGGTCGTTCATGCCTAAAGATCATCCAAAGCCTAGTTACCTAGTGGTTAATGCTGATGAATCAGAACCTGGTACGTGCAAGGATCGTGATATTTTGAGGTATGAGCCACATAAATTAATTGAAGGTTGTTTACTCGCCGGCTTTGCTATTAACGCACATACTTGTTACATATATATTCGTGGTGAATTTTATAACGAATCCTCCAATGTACAGCGTGCTATAGATGAGGCTTATGATGCCGGTTTTATAGGCAGTAATGCTTGTGGTACAGGGTATCATCTTGACATTCATTTGCATAGAGGGGCTGGGGCGTATATTTGCGGTGAGGAAACAGCTCTGCTCGAGAGCTTAGAGGGCAACAAGGGCTTCCCTAGATTAAAGCCACCATTCCCGGCTAATTTCGGCTTATATGGTTGTCCAACAACTATTAATAATGTTGAATCAATTGCCGTTGTGCCTACTATACTTCGGCGTGGAGCTGATTGGTTTGCTGGAATCGGTAAGCCTAATAATACCGGAACAAAGATTTTCTGTATTTCTGGCCATGTAAATAAGCCATGTAATGTTGAAGAAGCCATGGGCGTACCTTTAAAGGAGTTGATTGAGAGATATGCCGGGGGTGTACGGGGTGGATGGAGTAATCTGAAAGCTATTATCCCAGGTGGTTCATCAGTACCGTTGCTACCAAAGTCATTATGTCAGGATGTTGCAATGGATTTTGATAGTTTAAGGGCAGCTGGTTCGGCACTCGGGACTGGTGGAATTATTGTTATGGATAATTCTACGGATATTATTTACGCTATTGCTAGGCTTAGTAAATTCTACATGCATGAGTCTTGCGGTCAGTGTAGCCCCTGTCGAGAAGGTACAGGCTGGATGTGGCGAGTTATGATGCGACTGGTACGCGGTCAGGCAAAAATAGATGAAATAGATCAGTTACTGGATGTTACAAAAATGATCGAAGGACGTACTATTTGTGCCCTTGGAGACGCTGCTGCTTGGCCTATTCAAGGGTTAATTCGTCATTTCCGTCATGAGATTGAAGAAAGACTAGCTAGGCAAGGGGTTTAGTTTAGATTGCTCTGTTACTGTTAGCAAATTAGTATCATATAAATGAAGAAAATAATAAGTCTAAACATAAG is a window encoding:
- a CDS encoding transposase DNA-binding-containing protein encodes the protein MGSLGLGEGSNKLFFESEFESLVLKDQRLKSKALKIFTALMAKFTICIKNLFDNPQDQRQAYDFFVNSKVNNDHLIESHFRQTTDRINNNNDNLLLVIQDSTYLNFTNHKAKIDIGILLVNEGLQR
- a CDS encoding IS630 family transposase; translation: MGFVYKKAKIVPAKLDFDKQELFKLNYSLLKGNLRDKEAIYFMDGVHPQYQARARCGWIRKKQDKTLPTFSGWRRKHMIGAINLADLQLVRTENPKINGEQIVNFLQRLEEENSDKERIYLICDNASYHKSKKVKEYLVNSKIELVFLPPYSPNLNPIERLWKFMHSITTNNKFYHNFEQFSEAINKFFSNIADYKDRLRTLINDNFQTITVNHFCNSSG
- the rho gene encoding transcription termination factor Rho, whose product is MTQNTVTNNKESPDIYYNNSTKYDNPNKDGIVIINLKQLKRKSPEELQIQAENLNIENSGALLKQELVFAILKKSVEQGDLISGEGVLEILPDGFGFLRSPEVNYLAGPDDIYISPSQIRRFGLRTGDTVEGQIRAPKPGERYFALLKVNKVNFEDPSKAYHRVHFDNLTPLYPEEKLSLELEDNSKDFSTRIIELVAPMGKGQRALIVAPPRTGKTVLLQNIAHAITTNNPEVFLIVLLIDERPEEVTDMQRSVRGEVVSSTFDEPAIRHVQLAEMVIEKAKRLVEHKRDVVILVDAITRLARAYNTVVPSSGKVLTGGVDANALQRPKRFFGAARNIESGGSLTIIGTALIETGSRMDEVIFEEFKGTGNSEIVLDRKIADKRVYPAIDITKSGTRKEELLVDKAILTKMWILRRIINPMGTIDAAEFLIDKLKNTKTNTEFFDSMNS
- a CDS encoding YaaA family protein, whose product is MLSIISPAKTQDFISEIPDLPCTQPHFLTKMQYLLQICKSLSQNQIKQVMNVSSKLAELNYHRFQDFDNHPQKQAIFAYDGDVYDNIDRRSFSKEQWDFLQGHTLIISGLYGPLRVLDKIKPYRLEMSTKLPNLEKLSNFWQIDITNYLNQILATHQNKYLINLASNEYSSAINQNDLKYPIINIYFKEKRNNKLQIIAINAKKARGSMLNFIAENLIDVPEKLKQFSKQNYYYSETESSDKDWVFVKNE
- a CDS encoding helix-turn-helix domain-containing protein; this encodes MSKNVLTEEQREKLKERHKTERDGRIRDRIKAVLMYDDGYSNVEIAKVLLLSHESIRKHIVDYQKANKLDTNNGGSTSKLSDGEREELASHLEANNYVYAKDIMHHI
- the nuoF gene encoding NADH-quinone oxidoreductase subunit NuoF, translated to MLQISDKIFSNLSGQEKYDIISSKQRGDWDNTKDFIIKGREWIIDEVKKSGLRGRGGAGFSTGTKWSFMPKDHPKPSYLVVNADESEPGTCKDRDILRYEPHKLIEGCLLAGFAINAHTCYIYIRGEFYNESSNVQRAIDEAYDAGFIGSNACGTGYHLDIHLHRGAGAYICGEETALLESLEGNKGFPRLKPPFPANFGLYGCPTTINNVESIAVVPTILRRGADWFAGIGKPNNTGTKIFCISGHVNKPCNVEEAMGVPLKELIERYAGGVRGGWSNLKAIIPGGSSVPLLPKSLCQDVAMDFDSLRAAGSALGTGGIIVMDNSTDIIYAIARLSKFYMHESCGQCSPCREGTGWMWRVMMRLVRGQAKIDEIDQLLDVTKMIEGRTICALGDAAAWPIQGLIRHFRHEIEERLARQGV
- the mdh gene encoding malate dehydrogenase, translated to MAKRTKIALIGGGKIGGTLAHLIAFKELADIVMFDLSEGPSQGKTLDISQAGTITGSDIIAKGTNDYKDIEGSDAIIVTAGVPRSPGMSRDDLINVNTTVIKTVASNIKQYAPNAFVIVITNPLDAMVYVMLKESGLASNMVVGMAGVLDSSRFNFFLANEFNVSVENVSSFVLGGHGDSMVPLVRYSTINGIPVLDLVEMGWSTKERINAIIDRTKNGGGEIVSLLKNGSAYYAPATSAIEMLESYLKDKRKILSCAAYLQGEYGVKDMYVGVPVIIGKNGVEKIVEIKLNDEEQYLFNKSVDGVRKLIESVKL